One Halolamina litorea genomic window carries:
- a CDS encoding NfeD family protein, protein MLLQSGLLDPSTLPLLLVAAGIALSIAEALAPGAHFVVVGVSLLAAGLIGLLVPGLGGPFVLAALVLLFGIVTLYGYRELDIYGGKGQAQTSDSSDLKGQTARVTSRVTPSEGEVKIDNGGFNPYYSARTIDGEIPEGEEVMVIDPGGGNVVTVESLGAVEGSLDREIERARAENARKDAAGERNDDTAAADADADSDADAEEEFERETE, encoded by the coding sequence ATGCTGCTCCAGTCCGGGCTCCTCGATCCGTCGACGCTGCCGTTGCTGCTGGTCGCCGCAGGGATCGCGCTCTCCATCGCGGAGGCGCTGGCGCCGGGGGCACACTTCGTCGTCGTCGGCGTCTCGCTGCTCGCCGCGGGACTGATCGGCCTGCTGGTCCCCGGCTTGGGGGGGCCGTTCGTGCTCGCCGCGCTCGTGCTCCTGTTCGGAATCGTCACGCTGTACGGCTACCGTGAACTCGACATCTACGGCGGCAAGGGACAGGCCCAGACCAGCGACTCCTCGGACCTGAAGGGTCAGACCGCCCGCGTCACCTCCCGGGTCACCCCCAGCGAGGGCGAGGTCAAGATCGACAACGGCGGCTTCAACCCCTACTACTCCGCCCGCACCATCGACGGCGAGATCCCCGAGGGCGAGGAAGTGATGGTGATCGACCCCGGCGGCGGCAACGTCGTCACCGTCGAGTCCCTCGGCGCCGTCGAGGGGAGCCTCGACCGGGAGATCGAACGCGCCCGCGCCGAGAACGCCCGGAAGGACGCCGCAGGCGAGCGCAACGACGACACCGCCGCCGCCGATGCTGACGCGGACTCCGACGCCGACGCCGAGGAGGAGTTCGAGCGCGAGACCGAGTAG
- a CDS encoding SPFH domain-containing protein, with protein MVIVPLQVGGVVGGVVGLLFLLVVIAAVWQAVEIVDATEKKALTVFGEYRKLLEPGINFIPPFVSQTHAFDMRTQTLDVPRQEAITRDNSPVTADAVVYIKVMDARKAYLEVDDYKTAVSNLAQTTLRAVLGDMELDDTLNKRQEINARIRKELDEPTDEWGIRVESVEVREVNPSKDVQQAMEQQTSAERRRRAMILEAQGERRSAVEEAEGEKQSNIIRAQGEKQSQILEAQGDAISTVLRAKSAESMGERAIIDKGMETLENIGMGDSSTFILPQELTSLVGRYGEHLTGSNVQEKESLNSLDFDAETREMLGLDDIEDILGQIDEAAALDTEAMEEEAEKIMSGDTEPDIQSADDVVAEADDEMADAVAETEESG; from the coding sequence ATGGTTATAGTACCGCTACAGGTCGGTGGCGTCGTCGGTGGCGTCGTCGGGCTGTTGTTCCTCCTCGTCGTGATCGCGGCGGTCTGGCAGGCCGTGGAGATCGTCGACGCGACGGAGAAGAAAGCCCTCACCGTGTTCGGGGAGTACCGGAAGCTGCTCGAACCGGGTATCAACTTCATCCCACCGTTCGTCTCCCAGACCCACGCGTTCGACATGCGAACGCAGACGCTTGACGTCCCCCGACAGGAGGCGATCACCCGTGACAACTCCCCGGTCACCGCCGACGCCGTGGTCTACATCAAGGTGATGGACGCCCGGAAGGCGTACCTCGAAGTGGACGACTACAAGACCGCGGTCTCGAACCTCGCCCAGACCACCCTGCGTGCGGTGCTGGGCGACATGGAACTGGACGACACGCTCAACAAGCGCCAGGAGATCAACGCCCGGATCCGCAAGGAACTCGACGAACCCACCGACGAGTGGGGGATCCGCGTCGAGTCCGTCGAGGTCCGCGAGGTCAACCCCTCGAAGGACGTCCAGCAGGCCATGGAGCAACAGACCTCCGCCGAGCGCCGCCGCCGCGCCATGATCCTCGAAGCACAGGGGGAGCGACGCTCCGCCGTCGAGGAAGCGGAGGGGGAGAAGCAGTCCAACATCATCCGCGCACAGGGGGAGAAGCAGTCCCAGATCCTCGAAGCGCAGGGTGACGCGATCTCCACCGTGCTCCGCGCGAAGTCCGCCGAGTCGATGGGCGAGCGGGCGATCATCGACAAGGGGATGGAGACTCTGGAGAACATCGGTATGGGCGACTCCTCGACGTTCATCCTGCCCCAGGAGCTCACCTCGCTGGTCGGCCGCTACGGCGAGCACCTCACCGGGAGCAACGTCCAGGAGAAAGAGAGCCTGAACTCCCTCGACTTCGACGCCGAGACCCGGGAGATGCTGGGCCTCGACGACATCGAGGACATCCTCGGTCAGATCGACGAGGCCGCCGCCCTCGACACCGAAGCGATGGAGGAGGAGGCCGAGAAGATCATGTCCGGCGACACCGAGCCGGACATCCAGTCCGCCGACG